A genomic segment from Nodularia sphaerocarpa UHCC 0038 encodes:
- a CDS encoding class I SAM-dependent DNA methyltransferase: protein MNKIQPRQALNKAFLKVKPNRVQIDLFKNNLSTLLAQINEAESEEFHKNLIADFLKNTYYSPNHFINTKGRNDLVIHNGKDAQTTVGVILEAKKPTNKGEMLKVDNLNTKAFQELVLYFLGDRITNKNLEIKYLIATNIYQWFIFDANNFEKAFIENKTFLNQFIEFEAGRLSSKKTEFFYKEIAQPAIAKIQDSIPFTYFDIRDYAEILNQSQQQNDHQLIALFKLLSPEHLLKLPFANDSNSLDKGFYSELLHIIGLTETKEGSKKLIQRKKAGERNSGSLIENAIVQLDSLDKISRLKKPEQFGETYQDKLFNLGLELSITWINRILFLKLLEAQLIKYHKNDQSRGFLNLEKIKNFDDLNSLFFSVLARKPSERSESLQKIFTNVPYLNSSLFEPTDIEQVTIFISNLRDENLQIFSSSVLKDSNGKKRTGEINTLQYLFEFLNAYDFSSEGSEEIQEDNKRLINASVLGLIFEKINGYKDGSFFTPGFITMYMCRETIRRAVLQKFNQAKGWNCQDIEQLYEKISDKKDANQIINSLKICDPAVGSGHFLVSALNEIIAIKSELKILLDRSAKTLRDYHIEVVNDELVITDDDGELFEYNPKNKESQRIQETLFYEKQTIIENCLFGVDINPNSVKICRLRLWIELLKNAYYKAESLNSPPSRVGKGVGGLGFSELETLPNIDINIKCGNSLISRFALDADLRQALKKKQYSINNYRHAVETYRNAENKQQKREMEKLINDIKGNFQTTLGLNDPSKTKLRRLEGELYNLENQILLFEETKAEKKTREKKVTKLNNEIDKLKLEIDDIQNGHIYENSLEWRFEFPEVLDNKGEFVGFDVVIGNPPYIRQEEIKELKPILQQSYQCYTGIADLFVYFYELGLKLLKPKGYLTYISSNKYFRAGYGEKLRQLLTDTTTIHNLIDFGDFPVFEEAIAYPSIITLSNCKSDQNQVKALSWDKAKKENIAQFATVLNQSGVRISQENLNLDGWRLESSDIIDLLGKIRNAGTPLGEYVNGRFYYGIKTGFNQAFVVDQATRDKLINEHPSSAEVLKPFLRGRDVKRWCVEYQDLWLIFTRRGIDIKKYPAIEKYLSQYKKQLTPGTGRKAGSYKWYEIQDNIAYWKEFEEPKIIIPAITNNVEYAPDFAGYYSNDKTSICIPKNINYTLAILNSSLMWWFIQQIAASKQGGFFEFKPMYVSQIPIATAIEPQRILLEKLVEQILTAKKSDTQVDTTALEAEINQLVYQLYELTAEEIQIIEDKINR, encoded by the coding sequence ATGAATAAAATACAACCGAGACAAGCTTTAAATAAAGCATTTCTCAAAGTTAAGCCCAACAGAGTTCAAATTGACCTATTTAAAAATAATCTGTCTACGCTCCTCGCTCAAATTAATGAAGCTGAATCAGAAGAGTTTCATAAGAATTTGATTGCCGATTTTTTAAAGAATACTTATTATAGCCCCAATCATTTTATCAATACAAAAGGACGTAATGACCTTGTTATTCACAACGGTAAAGACGCTCAAACTACTGTTGGTGTAATTTTAGAAGCTAAAAAGCCAACGAACAAAGGCGAAATGCTGAAAGTGGATAATTTAAATACTAAAGCATTTCAAGAATTGGTATTATATTTTTTAGGCGATCGCATTACAAATAAAAATCTAGAAATTAAATATTTAATCGCCACCAATATTTACCAATGGTTCATTTTTGACGCAAATAATTTTGAAAAGGCTTTCATTGAAAACAAAACATTTTTAAACCAATTTATCGAATTTGAAGCCGGGAGATTATCCAGTAAAAAAACAGAATTTTTCTATAAAGAAATAGCTCAACCAGCCATAGCAAAAATTCAAGACTCAATTCCTTTTACCTATTTTGATATTCGAGACTACGCAGAAATTTTAAATCAGTCACAGCAGCAAAATGATCATCAACTAATAGCGCTGTTTAAATTACTTTCACCAGAACATCTATTAAAATTACCCTTTGCGAACGATAGTAATAGTCTTGACAAAGGTTTTTATAGCGAACTATTACATATTATCGGTTTGACGGAAACCAAGGAAGGTAGTAAAAAACTCATTCAACGTAAAAAAGCAGGTGAACGAAATTCAGGTTCCCTGATTGAAAATGCAATTGTGCAACTTGATAGTTTAGATAAAATTTCTCGCCTAAAAAAGCCAGAGCAATTTGGAGAAACTTACCAAGACAAACTTTTTAATCTTGGGTTAGAATTATCAATCACTTGGATTAATCGCATACTTTTTCTGAAATTATTAGAAGCGCAATTAATTAAATATCACAAAAATGATCAGTCCAGAGGATTTCTGAATTTAGAAAAAATCAAAAACTTCGATGATTTAAACAGTCTTTTCTTCAGCGTCTTAGCTCGAAAACCCAGTGAAAGAAGCGAAAGTCTCCAAAAAATATTTACCAATGTTCCTTATTTGAATAGTTCTCTATTTGAACCAACAGATATTGAACAAGTGACAATATTTATTAGCAACCTCAGAGATGAGAATTTGCAGATTTTCTCCTCCAGCGTCTTAAAAGACAGCAATGGTAAAAAGCGCACAGGTGAAATCAATACATTACAATACCTGTTTGAATTTCTTAACGCTTACGACTTCAGCAGCGAAGGTTCCGAAGAAATTCAAGAAGACAACAAAAGACTAATTAATGCTTCTGTACTCGGCTTAATTTTCGAGAAAATTAACGGATATAAAGATGGTTCCTTCTTTACTCCTGGTTTCATTACCATGTATATGTGTCGTGAAACAATTCGCCGAGCCGTTTTGCAGAAATTTAATCAGGCTAAAGGCTGGAATTGTCAAGATATTGAGCAATTATATGAGAAAATATCTGATAAAAAAGATGCTAATCAAATTATTAACAGTTTAAAAATTTGTGATCCTGCTGTAGGTTCAGGACATTTTTTAGTTTCCGCTCTCAACGAAATTATAGCCATTAAAAGCGAACTGAAGATTTTACTTGATAGGTCAGCTAAAACATTAAGAGATTATCACATTGAAGTGGTAAATGATGAGTTAGTTATTACCGATGATGATGGTGAATTATTTGAGTATAATCCTAAAAACAAGGAAAGTCAACGCATACAAGAAACGTTATTTTATGAAAAGCAGACAATTATTGAAAATTGTTTATTTGGTGTAGATATTAATCCCAATTCTGTAAAAATATGTCGTCTGCGGTTATGGATTGAACTGTTAAAAAATGCTTATTATAAAGCTGAGAGTTTAAATTCTCCCCCTTCCCGCGTCGGGAAGGGGGTTGGGGGGTTAGGTTTTTCGGAGTTAGAAACTCTACCAAATATTGATATTAATATCAAATGCGGTAATTCTTTAATTAGTCGTTTTGCGTTGGATGCTGATTTACGACAAGCTTTAAAGAAAAAGCAATACAGTATAAATAATTATCGCCATGCTGTGGAAACTTACCGCAATGCTGAAAATAAACAGCAGAAACGGGAAATGGAAAAGCTAATTAATGATATTAAGGGTAATTTTCAGACGACGCTGGGACTAAATGACCCCAGTAAAACCAAGTTAAGACGGTTGGAGGGTGAGCTTTATAATTTGGAAAATCAGATTTTGTTGTTTGAAGAAACCAAAGCTGAGAAAAAGACACGGGAGAAAAAAGTTACTAAGTTAAATAATGAGATTGACAAGTTAAAACTTGAGATTGATGATATACAAAACGGTCATATTTATGAAAATTCGCTGGAATGGCGTTTTGAATTTCCTGAAGTTTTGGATAACAAAGGGGAGTTTGTCGGTTTTGATGTGGTAATTGGAAATCCTCCTTATATTAGACAAGAAGAAATTAAGGAATTGAAGCCAATTTTGCAACAAAGCTATCAATGTTATACAGGAATTGCAGATTTATTTGTGTATTTCTATGAGCTAGGTTTAAAATTATTAAAGCCAAAAGGTTATTTAACTTATATTTCCTCTAATAAATATTTTCGCGCTGGTTATGGTGAAAAGTTACGTCAGCTTTTGACAGATACAACAACTATTCATAATTTAATTGATTTCGGTGATTTTCCTGTTTTTGAGGAAGCGATCGCCTATCCTAGTATTATTACATTAAGTAACTGTAAATCTGATCAAAATCAAGTCAAAGCTTTGTCATGGGATAAAGCCAAGAAAGAAAATATTGCACAATTTGCAACAGTGTTAAATCAGTCAGGTGTGAGAATTTCACAAGAAAATTTAAATCTTGACGGTTGGCGGTTAGAATCTTCAGATATTATAGACTTGTTAGGTAAAATCAGAAACGCTGGAACGCCGTTAGGAGAGTATGTAAACGGCAGATTTTATTATGGTATTAAAACAGGATTTAATCAAGCTTTTGTTGTAGATCAAGCTACTCGTGATAAATTGATTAACGAACATCCCTCCTCTGCTGAAGTTTTAAAACCTTTCTTACGTGGAAGAGATGTGAAGCGATGGTGTGTAGAATATCAAGATTTATGGTTAATATTTACCAGAAGAGGAATTGATATTAAAAAATATCCAGCAATTGAGAAATATTTAAGCCAATACAAAAAACAACTTACACCTGGTACAGGTAGAAAAGCAGGTAGTTATAAATGGTATGAAATTCAGGATAATATTGCTTACTGGAAAGAATTTGAAGAACCTAAAATTATTATTCCTGCAATTACTAATAATGTTGAATATGCTCCCGATTTTGCAGGATATTACAGCAACGATAAAACCTCTATTTGTATTCCGAAAAATATTAATTATACTTTAGCAATTCTTAACTCATCTTTAATGTGGTGGTTCATTCAACAAATAGCCGCATCTAAACAGGGAGGATTCTTTGAATTTAAGCCAATGTATGTTTCTCAAATACCCATCGCTACAGCTATAGAACCCCAGAGAATATTATTAGAAAAATTAGTTGAGCAAATCCTCACCGCCAAAAAATCAGACACCCAAGTAGACACAACCGCATTAGAAGCAGAAATAAATCAACTGGTTTATCAACTTTACGAGTTAACAGCAGAAGAGATTCAAATTATCGAGGATAAAATCAATAGATAA
- a CDS encoding family 10 glycosylhydrolase, translated as MFNRPLNLVRTILFWRCLFASVFTSSLLISQFGSPPAQAQVSEYCQLSTAAAKAKEDLRLLALKGNQDAQNRYQQLVKQHAQDLQNCRNRTWPETQAIWLRLYPCDIQPGAIDQIMDRVVNRGYNQIYVEAFSDGQVLLPAGANPTVWPSVLRTAGAENIDLLSVAIEKGRQRGLKVYAWVFTNNFGYTYAQRPDRVEAIARNGKGQNSLSVTDNGSQLFIDPYNLQAKRDYYQMVQEVVRRRPDGILFDYVRYPRQAGSDSIATKVSDLWLFTPATQQALFNRAQNNKGRELIQRFVRKGYITAGDINEIDRLHPQENEPLWQGRISQPEQKSILSATDRQPVLQLQLWQLAVAHAMQGILDFVALGAYPAKQQGIPSGAVFFPDGNQAIGRGYDSRLQPWDRFPNSLEWHPMSYSTCGNASCIVQEVQRVLKAAQPGTKVIPALAGSWGAAVGNRPSLEVQMQALRQATPQLKGVSHFAYSWQYPEHDNDRKFCRVR; from the coding sequence ATGTTTAACCGTCCTTTGAATCTTGTCAGAACAATTTTATTTTGGCGCTGTCTGTTCGCTAGTGTTTTCACCAGTAGTTTGTTGATTTCCCAGTTTGGCAGCCCACCAGCACAGGCGCAAGTCTCGGAGTATTGCCAATTATCCACAGCAGCAGCAAAAGCCAAAGAAGACTTACGTTTGTTAGCGCTTAAAGGCAATCAAGATGCCCAGAACCGCTACCAACAACTGGTTAAACAACACGCACAGGATTTGCAGAATTGTCGGAATCGGACATGGCCAGAAACCCAAGCTATCTGGTTACGTTTATATCCCTGTGATATTCAGCCAGGAGCGATTGACCAGATTATGGATCGGGTTGTCAACCGTGGCTATAATCAAATTTATGTAGAAGCTTTTTCTGATGGGCAGGTATTATTACCAGCAGGTGCTAACCCCACAGTGTGGCCATCTGTACTTCGCACCGCAGGAGCCGAAAACATCGATTTGCTGTCTGTAGCTATTGAAAAAGGGCGGCAACGTGGTTTAAAAGTTTACGCCTGGGTGTTTACCAACAATTTCGGCTATACTTACGCTCAACGTCCAGATCGGGTAGAGGCGATCGCTCGCAATGGCAAAGGTCAAAACAGCCTATCTGTAACTGATAACGGTTCTCAACTATTCATTGACCCCTATAATTTACAAGCCAAACGCGACTACTATCAAATGGTACAAGAAGTAGTCCGCCGCCGCCCAGATGGAATTTTATTTGACTACGTGCGCTATCCGCGACAAGCCGGAAGTGATTCTATTGCTACCAAAGTCTCTGATTTATGGCTATTTACTCCAGCCACTCAACAAGCTTTATTTAACCGCGCCCAGAATAACAAAGGACGAGAACTAATTCAGCGTTTTGTGCGTAAAGGCTACATCACAGCCGGGGATATCAACGAAATAGATCGGCTTCACCCCCAAGAAAACGAACCCTTATGGCAAGGTCGTATTTCTCAACCAGAGCAAAAGTCAATCCTCTCTGCAACTGACAGACAACCAGTATTGCAATTACAATTGTGGCAACTAGCAGTTGCTCACGCTATGCAAGGTATTTTAGATTTTGTCGCATTAGGTGCTTACCCAGCCAAGCAACAAGGAATACCCTCCGGCGCGGTGTTTTTTCCAGATGGTAATCAAGCGATTGGAAGGGGCTATGATTCCCGCTTGCAACCTTGGGATAGGTTCCCTAATTCTTTAGAATGGCATCCCATGTCTTATTCAACTTGTGGTAATGCTAGTTGCATTGTACAGGAAGTACAACGAGTTTTAAAAGCTGCACAACCAGGAACAAAAGTTATTCCCGCCTTAGCCGGAAGTTGGGGCGCAGCAGTGGGTAATCGTCCATCACTAGAAGTGCAAATGCAAGCACTGCGCCAAGCTACTCCCCAATTAAAAGGTGTTAGCCATTTTGCTTATTCTTGGCAATACCCAGAACATGATAATGATCGCAAATTCTGTCGTGTTCGCTAA
- a CDS encoding DUF3318 domain-containing protein translates to MEPRVEIRRLLDVIPASSRMTTKIVSKPEQVRVIDAVFPLPWNRERPIYINFDLWLRLAKPQRDLLLLQKVSWLTGVRWFKPDIYQGVVLAGLLAGLLESAEADVVGVAVAGGLSAIALVRIWQTHKSSQSELNADLAALQIAQRRGYSETEAAQHLLSAIEAIALIENYTLSFSELIRCQNLRAIAGLSSVGIPKGY, encoded by the coding sequence ATGGAGCCAAGGGTTGAAATTCGCCGTTTGTTAGATGTGATACCTGCTTCTAGTCGCATGACTACAAAGATTGTCAGTAAGCCGGAGCAGGTAAGGGTGATTGATGCTGTTTTTCCCTTACCTTGGAATCGGGAGCGACCGATATATATTAATTTTGATTTGTGGTTGCGTCTGGCTAAACCTCAACGGGATTTGTTGCTATTGCAAAAGGTTAGCTGGTTAACGGGGGTGCGGTGGTTTAAACCTGATATTTATCAAGGTGTTGTTCTGGCGGGATTATTGGCTGGATTGCTGGAATCGGCAGAAGCGGATGTGGTGGGTGTGGCTGTGGCTGGGGGTTTAAGTGCGATCGCTCTCGTGCGGATTTGGCAAACTCACAAATCTTCTCAATCAGAGTTAAACGCGGATTTAGCAGCGCTGCAAATCGCCCAACGCCGGGGTTATTCGGAAACTGAAGCCGCACAGCATTTATTATCTGCGATTGAGGCGATCGCTCTTATTGAAAATTATACTCTCAGTTTTAGCGAGTTAATTCGTTGCCAAAATTTACGGGCGATCGCTGGTTTATCTTCTGTGGGTATACCAAAAGGTTATTAA
- the psb27 gene encoding photosystem II protein Psb27, producing the protein MKRYWSRLLALVLVVTLGLMGCTESPDSLTGDYRQDTLAVVNVMKQALDLTADSPDRAAIQAEARQKINDFSARYQRDNSVSGLSSFTTMRTALNSLAGHYSSYPNRPVPQKLRTRLEQELARVETALRRGA; encoded by the coding sequence ATGAAGCGCTATTGGTCGCGTCTACTTGCCTTGGTTTTGGTTGTAACCCTTGGCCTCATGGGCTGTACTGAAAGTCCAGACAGTTTAACCGGGGATTATCGTCAAGATACCTTGGCTGTAGTCAATGTTATGAAACAAGCTCTGGATTTAACAGCAGATTCACCCGACAGAGCCGCTATTCAAGCAGAAGCACGTCAAAAAATTAACGATTTTTCGGCTCGCTACCAACGGGATAACTCTGTTTCCGGTCTTAGTTCCTTTACAACCATGCGAACAGCTCTCAACTCCCTAGCTGGACACTACAGTTCTTACCCAAATCGCCCTGTACCCCAAAAGCTCAGAACTCGTCTAGAGCAAGAGTTAGCACGGGTAGAAACTGCGCTGAGGCGTGGGGCTTAA
- the cofH gene encoding 7,8-didemethyl-8-hydroxy-5-deazariboflavin synthase subunit CofH, with amino-acid sequence MPCKTVDSILDHALLGYDLSPADGVVLLKQTDPEAIAAIRTTADKLRYSQAGNTVTYIINRNINFTNICEQHCSFCAFRRDDGDIGAYWLDWAQIVEKSTDAVERGATEICMQGGLNPQAQINGKSLHYYLKLVETIKQEFPQIHLHAFSPQEVEFIARIDGIEYADVIAALRDAGVGSMPGTAAEVLDDQVRRVLCPEKIDTATWLEIVGTAHKLGLPTTSTILSGHIETPEQQIGHLEKLRSLQKTAIDRGYPARITEFIPLPFVGQEAPKSLRRRVGRDQPVLNDALLLTAVARIYLGNYIPNHQPSWVKLGLAGATEALLWGCNDIGGTLMEEHITTMAGAVGGTCMEVETLQSAIASLGRPHQQRDTLYQRVISQSILDFRF; translated from the coding sequence ATGCCCTGTAAAACTGTTGATAGTATTTTAGATCATGCCCTTTTGGGGTACGATTTATCTCCTGCCGATGGAGTGGTATTGTTAAAACAAACTGATCCAGAAGCGATCGCTGCCATTCGTACCACAGCTGACAAACTCCGCTATAGTCAAGCAGGCAATACAGTAACTTACATTATTAACCGCAATATCAACTTTACTAATATTTGCGAGCAACACTGTAGTTTTTGCGCTTTCCGCCGGGATGATGGTGATATTGGTGCTTACTGGTTGGATTGGGCGCAAATTGTCGAAAAATCAACAGATGCAGTAGAAAGAGGTGCAACAGAAATCTGTATGCAGGGGGGATTAAATCCACAAGCGCAGATCAACGGCAAGTCTTTACATTATTACCTGAAGTTAGTAGAAACCATCAAGCAGGAATTTCCCCAGATACATTTACACGCTTTTTCTCCCCAAGAAGTGGAATTTATTGCCAGAATTGATGGCATTGAATATGCTGATGTGATTGCGGCTTTGCGGGATGCTGGTGTAGGCTCAATGCCAGGAACAGCTGCTGAGGTGTTGGATGATCAAGTCAGGCGGGTACTGTGTCCAGAAAAGATTGACACAGCGACTTGGTTAGAAATTGTTGGTACAGCGCATAAATTAGGTTTACCCACTACTAGCACTATACTATCGGGACATATTGAAACGCCAGAACAACAAATTGGGCATTTAGAAAAATTGCGATCGCTCCAAAAAACTGCCATTGATCGGGGATATCCGGCGCGCATTACCGAGTTTATTCCATTACCATTTGTCGGACAGGAAGCACCTAAATCATTACGTCGTCGTGTCGGACGTGATCAACCAGTGTTAAATGATGCTCTATTACTCACGGCCGTGGCGCGGATTTATTTGGGAAATTACATCCCCAATCATCAACCAAGTTGGGTAAAACTGGGGCTGGCTGGTGCTACCGAAGCTTTATTGTGGGGTTGCAACGATATCGGCGGTACGCTCATGGAAGAACACATTACTACAATGGCTGGTGCTGTGGGTGGTACTTGTATGGAAGTGGAAACTCTACAAAGTGCGATCGCCTCTCTCGGAAGACCCCACCAACAACGCGACACTCTTTATCAAAGAGTCATTAGTCAATCAATTTTAGATTTTAGATTTTAG
- a CDS encoding glycosyltransferase family 39 protein, whose protein sequence is MYLSKNWRSTVSTRWFNPLLLLIWLIIGISLRLANLTAKPPWIDEFATLVFSLGNSFLPVPLDQAIAPNILLQPLQINPTSGIGDVIQIIVTQDTHPPLYFVMAHLWMKLFPHPLGLVSLWAGRSLPALLGAVSIPGAYLLGKLAFRSALVGQLSAAMMAVSPYGIFLAQEARHYSLAVIWVMASLTCLVIAIRHLQNRTLLPLWLIIAWVGVNALGIATHYFFVLTLGAEALVLIFVAWEQYTHAKTLLFLSPFWWRIYFIAAGTAVAGVVWLPSFLQNRYRSSLTEWIQGERVGLDWINPIFQALAAWITMISLLPVEAPQLTVVIASGLVMLIFFIWATPILVRGLKVQLQQPETASITQVLGGVVLGAIALFFFFTYFLGIDLTRGARYNFVYFPAVIILVGASLAVCYQNPHISKWGITGKQAVILFWVMGLISAITVTSNLGYRKYYRPDLLVSLIEQNSPLPVLIATTHKTLVQTGEMMGIAWELKSSNSQVNTQFLLAHQEQDPKTSTTSLNNTLKELPRPFDLWLVNFQAPLAEEVKKCDVENQNLPAINGYVYKLYHCK, encoded by the coding sequence ATGTATTTGTCTAAGAATTGGCGCTCTACCGTTTCGACTCGCTGGTTTAACCCACTGCTTTTGTTGATTTGGCTAATCATCGGTATCAGCTTACGTTTAGCTAATTTGACTGCCAAGCCTCCTTGGATTGATGAATTTGCTACTTTGGTCTTTAGTCTGGGGAATAGTTTTTTACCAGTACCTTTAGATCAAGCGATCGCACCTAATATTTTATTGCAACCACTGCAAATAAATCCTACATCTGGCATTGGAGATGTGATTCAGATCATAGTCACACAAGATACTCATCCACCACTGTATTTTGTCATGGCTCATTTATGGATGAAATTATTTCCTCACCCATTGGGTTTAGTGTCACTGTGGGCGGGGCGTTCTCTACCCGCTTTACTCGGTGCAGTCTCCATTCCCGGCGCTTATCTTTTAGGCAAATTAGCCTTTCGTTCTGCATTAGTCGGGCAATTATCAGCTGCCATGATGGCAGTCTCACCCTATGGCATTTTTTTAGCACAAGAAGCGCGTCATTATAGTTTGGCTGTAATCTGGGTGATGGCATCCCTGACTTGCTTGGTAATTGCTATCCGTCACCTGCAAAACCGAACATTATTACCCCTTTGGCTCATCATTGCTTGGGTGGGAGTTAACGCCTTGGGTATTGCTACGCATTATTTTTTTGTTCTGACTCTCGGTGCTGAAGCTTTAGTATTGATTTTTGTAGCTTGGGAACAATACACCCACGCAAAAACTTTGCTGTTTCTTTCTCCTTTCTGGTGGCGGATTTATTTTATTGCAGCTGGTACTGCTGTCGCCGGTGTAGTTTGGTTACCTAGCTTTTTACAAAATCGCTATCGCAGTAGTTTAACAGAGTGGATTCAAGGTGAGCGTGTAGGACTAGATTGGATTAACCCCATTTTTCAAGCTTTAGCCGCATGGATTACCATGATTTCCTTGCTACCAGTAGAAGCACCACAGTTAACAGTTGTGATTGCTTCTGGATTGGTGATGTTAATTTTCTTTATTTGGGCAACACCAATTTTAGTTCGTGGTTTGAAAGTTCAGCTACAGCAACCTGAAACTGCTTCCATAACTCAGGTATTAGGTGGGGTAGTATTAGGAGCGATCGCTTTATTCTTTTTCTTTACTTATTTCCTGGGTATTGACTTAACGCGGGGCGCTCGCTACAACTTTGTTTACTTTCCGGCAGTGATCATCTTAGTAGGTGCAAGTCTCGCAGTTTGTTATCAAAATCCCCACATCAGTAAATGGGGTATTACTGGGAAACAAGCTGTCATCCTGTTTTGGGTGATGGGATTAATTAGCGCGATCACAGTTACATCTAATCTGGGTTATCGCAAATATTACCGCCCTGATTTACTAGTGTCCCTGATTGAACAAAATTCCCCGCTTCCAGTTCTCATTGCTACAACCCACAAAACCTTAGTCCAAACTGGCGAAATGATGGGGATAGCCTGGGAGTTAAAATCTTCTAATTCACAAGTTAATACCCAATTTCTTCTCGCCCATCAAGAACAAGATCCCAAGACTTCTACTACATCCCTAAACAATACCTTAAAAGAGTTACCACGACCCTTTGATTTATGGTTAGTGAATTTTCAGGCTCCATTAGCCGAAGAAGTTAAAAAATGTGATGTAGAAAACCAAAACTTACCAGCAATCAACGGTTATGTATATAAACTTTATCACTGTAAATAA
- a CDS encoding glycosyltransferase, producing MSKKTNALLSEITTPLQISELPPAISGADSQPIYFSLVIPTYQERDNIQNIVKILSQLLNESIPGQYELIVVDDDSPDRTWEIAQSLMGEYPQLQVMRREQERGLSSAVIRGWQVAKGPILGVIDGDLQHPPEILIQLLVAIKQGADLAVASRHVEGGGVSSWNLIRRFLSRGAQVLGLIFLPGVLGRVSDPMSGYFIVRRSCIAGVTLHPVGYKILLEVIGRGNVNQIAEVGYVFCERQQGESKVTWRQYVQYLQHLVRLRLSTGALGRVQKKINFPIGKFLRFGLVGLSGVFVDMAILYLLSDPTTLALPLTRSKIIAGEIAIFNNFLWNDAWTFADVSSQQNEWHQRLKRFLKFNLICLGGLVLNVLVLNLVFNLIIRNRYIANLIAIAIVTIWNFWVNLKLSWRVTDVK from the coding sequence ATGAGTAAAAAAACTAATGCCTTGTTGTCAGAAATAACTACCCCATTACAAATTTCCGAATTACCCCCTGCCATCTCAGGTGCTGATAGTCAACCAATCTATTTTTCACTGGTAATTCCCACTTATCAAGAGCGTGACAATATTCAAAATATTGTCAAAATATTGAGTCAACTCCTCAACGAATCTATACCAGGACAATACGAACTAATTGTAGTTGATGATGACAGTCCTGATCGCACTTGGGAAATAGCACAATCCCTCATGGGAGAATACCCGCAGTTGCAGGTAATGCGACGTGAACAAGAACGAGGACTGTCTTCAGCTGTAATTCGTGGATGGCAAGTAGCCAAGGGTCCCATTCTAGGGGTAATTGACGGAGATTTACAGCATCCACCAGAAATATTAATCCAATTATTAGTTGCAATTAAACAGGGCGCAGATTTAGCCGTCGCTAGCCGTCATGTCGAAGGCGGTGGCGTTAGTAGTTGGAATCTGATCAGGCGTTTTTTGTCCCGTGGCGCTCAGGTATTAGGATTGATTTTCCTACCAGGAGTACTGGGTAGAGTTTCTGACCCCATGAGTGGTTATTTTATAGTGCGTCGCTCTTGTATTGCAGGTGTAACACTCCATCCAGTGGGATACAAAATACTTTTGGAGGTAATTGGCCGGGGAAATGTCAATCAAATTGCTGAAGTTGGTTATGTATTCTGTGAGCGTCAACAAGGTGAAAGTAAGGTGACATGGAGGCAATATGTACAATATTTACAGCACTTAGTCCGCTTGCGATTGTCTACGGGAGCGCTGGGACGAGTTCAGAAAAAAATCAATTTCCCCATTGGTAAATTCCTCCGCTTTGGATTGGTGGGACTAAGTGGGGTGTTTGTAGATATGGCTATACTTTATTTACTCAGTGATCCGACTACTTTGGCTTTACCCCTAACGCGGAGTAAAATTATTGCTGGTGAAATTGCCATTTTCAATAATTTTTTGTGGAATGATGCTTGGACTTTTGCAGATGTCAGTAGCCAGCAGAATGAATGGCATCAACGTCTGAAGCGATTTTTGAAATTTAATTTAATTTGCCTGGGCGGATTAGTTTTAAATGTCTTGGTGTTGAATTTGGTGTTTAATTTAATTATTCGTAACAGATACATCGCTAACCTGATCGCGATCGCCATTGTAACTATTTGGAATTTCTGGGTTAACTTAAAACTCAGTTGGCGCGTCACCGACGTGAAATAG